A part of Mustela erminea isolate mMusErm1 chromosome 9, mMusErm1.Pri, whole genome shotgun sequence genomic DNA contains:
- the FADS3 gene encoding fatty acid desaturase 3 — translation MGGVGEPGEGPAPPGAPLPTFRWEQIRQHNLPGDKWLVIERRVYDISRWAQRHPGGSRLIGHHGAEDATDAFRAFHQDLNFVRKFLQPLLIGELAPEEPSQDGPQDAQLVEDFRALRQAAEDMELFEAKPAFFALLLGHILAMEVLAWLLVYLFGPGWVPSTLAALVLATSQAQCWCLQHDLGHTSVFRKSQWNHVAQQFVMGQLKGFSAHWWNFRHFQHHAKPNIFHKDPDVTVAPVFLLGESSVEYGKKKRRYLPYHRQHLYFFLIGPPLLTLVNFEVENLAYMLVCMQWTDLLWAASFYSRFFLCYAPFYGLPGALLLFVAVRVLESHWFVWITQMNHIPKEIGHEKHRDWASSQLAATCNVEPSLFIDWFSGHLNFQIEHHLFPTMPRHNYRRVAPLVKALCAKHGLNYEVKPFLTALVDIVGSLKKSGDVWLEAYLHQ, via the exons ATGGGCGGCGTCGGGGAGCCCGGCGAGGGGCCCGCGCCTCCGGGGGCGCCGCTGCCCACCTTCCGCTGGGAGCAGATCCGCCAGCACAACCTGCCGGGCGACAAGTGGCTGGTCATCGAGCGTCGCGTCTACGACATCAGCCGCTGGGCACAGCGGCACCCCGGGGGCAGCCGCCTCATTGGCCACCACGGTGCTGAGGACGCCACG GATGCCTTCCGCGCCTTCCACCAGGACCTCAATTTTGTGCGCAAGTTCCTGCAGCCCCTGTTGATTGGAGAGCTGGCCCCAGAGGAGCCCAGCCAGGATGGACCCCAGGAC GCCCAGCTGGTGGAGGACTTCCGCGCCCTACGCCAGGCGGCCGAGGACATGGAGCTGTTTGAGGCCAAGCCCGCCTTCTTCGCTCTCCTGCTGGGCCACATCCTGGCCATGGAGGTGCTCGCTTGGCTTCTCGTCTACCTCTTCGGCCCGGGCTGGGTGCCCAGCACCCTTGCCGCCCTTGTCCTGGCCACCTCCCAG GCTCAGTGCTGGTGTCTGCAGCATGACCTGGGCCACACGTCGGTCTTCAGGAAGTCCCAGTGGAACCACGTGGCCCAGCAGTTTGTGATGGGGCAGCTgaag GGCTTCTCGGCCCACTGGTGGAACTTCCGCCACTTCCAGCACCATGCCAAGCCCAACATCTTCCACAAAGACCCAGATGTGACCGTGGCGCCCGTCTTCCTCCTGGGGGAGTCGTCCGTTGAG TACGGCAAAAAGAAGCGCCGGTACCTGCCCTACCATCGCCAGCACCTGTACTTCTTCCTGA TCGGCCCACCGCTGCTCACCCTGGTGAACTTTGAGGTGGAAAATCTGGCCTACATGCTGGTGTGCATGCAGTGGACG GACCTGCTGTGGGCCGCCAGCTTCTACTCCCGCTTCTTCCTGTGCTACGCCCCCTTCTACGGCCTCCCTGGGGCCCTGCTCCTCTTCGTTGCTGTCAG ggtcctggagagCCACTGGTTCGTGTGGATCACGCAGATGAACCACATCCCCAAGGAGATTGGCCACGAGAAGCACCGGGACTGGGCCAGCTCTCAG CTGGCGGCCACCTGCAACGTGGAGCCCTCGCTCTTCATTGACTGGTTCAGCGGCCACCTCAACTTCCAGATCGAGCACCA CCTCTTCCCCACGATGCCGAGGCACAACTACCGCAGGGTGGCCCCGCTGGTCAAGGCACTGTGTGCCAAGCACGGCCTCAACTACGAGGTGAAGCCCTTCCTGACCGCCCTGGTGGACATCGTTGG GTCACTGAAGAAGTCTGGCGACGTCTGGCTGGAAGCCTACCTCCACCAGTGA